The following proteins are co-located in the Dyadobacter chenwenxiniae genome:
- a CDS encoding TonB-dependent receptor: protein MNRKSLLFRAASLALVVFLLSLFSPEVRAQVTSSAITGRVADSKGEVLPGATVVAIHVPSGSKYGSVTNDQGLYTIPAVRVGGPYTVTVSFVGFSDKSQENIFANLGTAANVNFDLQDGSTELSEVIVTGAGSDIFSSDRTGAATTFNKGLLTSLPTLGRTLNDITKYNAYGNGRSFGGQDSRYNNFTIDGSVFNNGFGLGNEAAAGGRTGSSAISLDAIEEVQINIAPYDIRQSGFAGAGINAVTRSGTNEFSGSVFHFFKNKNLAGDKADGNTIRINEFNEKTTGFRLGGPIVKNKLFFFVNGEFVKRSSPALDFVLNRGQTGSNVSRTTAADLEDLGAFMKEKFKYDIGAIDNFNNENTSKKFLARIDYNISDAHKLTLRYSHHDSDSDVLISQSNSSNTAGFGNRTNSLSAISPQNTGYIIQDNTRSFVAELNSNFGGKFANNLIGTFNKQIEDRKYKAPLFPTVEIQKDGSTYTTIGSDPFTPNNRLDYSTFNITDNLTYFAGKHTFTLGASYEHFKSNNLFFPTSNGVYVYKSIQDFKNAANAYLANPNLTVAPDTLVRFNYRYSLLPGGAAPWQVFKTQTASLYIQDEIQVAPNFKVTAGLRGDYITIPNTSKQYYNADVAALTFKDDKGENYKVNTGNVPKSRIYFSPRIGFNWDVKGNRMTQVRGGTGLFLSRIPYVLISNQLGNNGVNSATIGVNNTVNYPFTLDPSRYNPTNSAKLTGYQVNASDEDLKFPQVWKSNIGIDQQLGWGVIATVEGIFNKNYNALRYIDVNLRSANADFAGPDNRDRFPASGLSGGAATEARLINGKDVSNVYVLTNTNKGYSYSITGKLEKAATRGFGGMVGYTYGQAKDVASVSSTVEGNVPGINGLNNLDLAWSGNDLRHRFVGYVSYRKEYGGKIGGATMITLGGVSNSGTKISYISSTDMNGDGQNNDLLYVPRNASEVTFAPLTTTVNGKTFTFSPEQQTEAFQRYIDNHPYLSEKKGQYTERNGGAYPWLTRFDLTLEQDFYVKVGAKDKKNIIRLRADVFNIGNMINNKWGVGNQVTVSSNSTQSNPLNFASVSADGVPSFRMGTQVVNGEPVLVRDAFVKSQTINDVWQAQIGIRYIFN from the coding sequence ATGAACAGGAAAAGTTTACTTTTCAGGGCAGCGAGCTTAGCGCTGGTTGTCTTCTTATTATCCCTGTTTAGTCCCGAAGTCCGGGCGCAGGTCACTTCATCAGCAATCACGGGTCGTGTGGCGGACAGCAAAGGAGAGGTGCTGCCGGGAGCAACTGTTGTAGCCATTCACGTTCCATCCGGAAGTAAATACGGTTCCGTAACCAATGATCAGGGACTTTACACTATCCCTGCTGTGCGTGTTGGCGGGCCATACACGGTGACAGTTTCTTTCGTTGGTTTCAGCGATAAATCACAGGAAAATATCTTTGCAAACCTGGGAACAGCCGCGAACGTAAATTTTGATTTACAAGACGGTTCTACCGAACTAAGCGAAGTGATTGTAACCGGCGCCGGAAGCGACATTTTCAGTTCCGATCGTACGGGAGCTGCTACAACATTCAATAAAGGCCTGCTAACCAGCCTGCCAACATTGGGAAGAACGCTGAACGACATTACTAAATATAATGCATACGGTAATGGCCGGTCATTCGGAGGCCAGGACAGCCGTTATAACAACTTTACCATTGACGGTTCGGTTTTTAACAACGGTTTTGGATTGGGTAACGAAGCAGCAGCCGGTGGCCGGACAGGTTCTTCGGCGATCTCGCTGGACGCGATTGAAGAGGTGCAGATCAACATTGCGCCTTATGACATTCGTCAATCCGGCTTTGCTGGTGCTGGCATTAACGCGGTAACGCGCTCAGGAACAAACGAATTCTCGGGTTCGGTTTTCCATTTTTTCAAAAACAAAAACCTTGCGGGTGACAAAGCTGATGGTAACACCATTAGAATCAATGAATTTAATGAGAAGACCACTGGGTTCCGTTTGGGCGGCCCGATCGTTAAGAACAAGCTTTTCTTCTTTGTCAACGGTGAATTCGTAAAACGTTCGAGCCCTGCACTGGATTTCGTTTTGAACCGTGGTCAGACAGGAAGCAACGTTTCCCGCACAACAGCGGCGGACCTGGAAGATCTTGGAGCTTTCATGAAAGAAAAATTCAAATATGATATCGGTGCCATCGATAATTTCAATAACGAAAACACGAGTAAAAAATTCCTTGCGCGCATTGACTACAACATCAGCGACGCACATAAACTGACATTGCGCTACTCACACCACGATTCTGATTCAGACGTGCTGATCAGCCAGAGCAATAGCAGTAACACAGCCGGTTTTGGTAACCGTACCAACTCATTATCGGCAATTTCTCCTCAAAATACAGGCTACATTATCCAGGATAACACGCGCTCTTTCGTAGCAGAACTCAACTCTAACTTTGGAGGCAAATTCGCTAACAACCTGATCGGTACATTCAACAAGCAGATCGAGGACAGAAAGTACAAAGCGCCGCTTTTCCCAACCGTGGAAATCCAGAAAGACGGATCGACTTACACGACCATTGGTTCCGATCCTTTCACACCTAATAACCGTTTGGATTACTCCACATTCAACATCACGGATAACCTGACGTATTTTGCCGGAAAACATACATTCACTTTGGGCGCTTCTTACGAGCACTTTAAGTCGAACAACTTGTTCTTCCCGACTTCCAATGGTGTTTATGTGTACAAATCAATCCAGGATTTCAAGAATGCAGCGAATGCATATCTGGCAAACCCTAATCTGACGGTTGCGCCTGATACATTGGTTCGTTTCAATTATCGTTATTCGTTGCTTCCAGGCGGAGCGGCACCTTGGCAGGTTTTCAAAACACAAACGGCCAGTCTTTACATTCAGGACGAAATCCAGGTTGCGCCGAACTTCAAGGTTACAGCCGGTCTTCGCGGAGATTATATCACCATCCCGAACACTTCGAAGCAATACTATAATGCTGATGTGGCTGCACTGACATTTAAGGATGATAAAGGTGAAAATTATAAGGTGAACACGGGTAATGTTCCGAAATCGCGTATTTACTTCTCGCCACGTATCGGTTTCAACTGGGATGTGAAAGGAAACAGGATGACGCAGGTGCGCGGAGGAACGGGTTTATTCTTGTCAAGAATTCCTTATGTGTTGATTTCCAATCAGTTGGGTAACAATGGTGTGAACTCGGCGACGATCGGAGTGAACAATACGGTGAATTATCCGTTTACTCTGGATCCATCGAGATATAACCCGACAAATTCAGCAAAATTGACAGGATATCAGGTGAATGCTTCTGACGAAGATTTGAAATTTCCACAAGTTTGGAAAAGTAACATTGGTATCGATCAGCAACTGGGTTGGGGTGTAATTGCAACTGTTGAAGGTATTTTTAACAAAAACTACAATGCATTGCGCTACATTGACGTGAACCTTCGCTCTGCAAACGCAGACTTCGCTGGCCCTGACAATCGTGACCGTTTCCCTGCATCGGGACTTTCGGGAGGCGCTGCAACAGAAGCACGTCTGATTAATGGAAAGGACGTTTCTAATGTTTATGTTTTGACAAACACGAACAAAGGATACTCTTACTCCATCACGGGTAAACTGGAAAAAGCGGCAACACGCGGCTTTGGCGGAATGGTAGGTTACACTTACGGACAGGCCAAAGATGTGGCTTCTGTATCGAGTACAGTTGAAGGTAATGTGCCGGGTATCAATGGTTTAAATAATCTGGACCTTGCATGGTCAGGTAACGACTTGCGTCACCGTTTTGTAGGCTATGTTTCCTATCGCAAAGAATACGGCGGTAAAATAGGTGGAGCAACGATGATCACATTGGGTGGTGTTTCTAACAGCGGCACAAAGATCTCTTACATCAGCTCAACGGATATGAATGGTGACGGACAGAACAACGACTTGCTTTATGTTCCCCGCAATGCTTCCGAAGTCACGTTCGCGCCCTTGACAACTACGGTGAACGGCAAAACTTTCACTTTCTCGCCAGAGCAGCAAACAGAAGCGTTCCAGAGATATATTGATAATCATCCTTATTTGTCAGAGAAAAAAGGACAGTATACAGAGCGCAATGGCGGTGCCTATCCCTGGTTGACGCGTTTCGATCTTACACTTGAACAGGATTTTTATGTAAAAGTGGGAGCAAAAGACAAGAAGAACATTATCCGTTTGCGTGCTGACGTTTTCAATATCGGAAACATGATCAACAACAAATGGGGCGTAGGAAACCAGGTAACTGTATCTTCCAACTCAACACAGTCCAACCCGCTTAACTTCGCAAGCGTTTCGGCGGACGGCGTTCCTTCATTCAGAATGGGAACGCAGGTTGTGAATGGTGAGCCTGTTTTGGTTCGTGATGCATTTGTGAAATCACAAACAATTAATGATGTTTGGCAGGCACAAATTGGTATCCGCTACATCTTTAACTAA
- a CDS encoding alpha/beta fold hydrolase, with product MQLNYKQIGDSGRPLIILHGVFGFLDNWLTIGKTISEHGFKVFLVDQRHHGRSPQKGSLDFPTLAADLKEFLDEHKITDPILIGHSMGGKTVMQYAVTYPESIKELVIVDIGPKAYPIHHKKILEGLNAIPIDEIETRHQADEVLSEYEPLLAVRQFLLKNLYRKDEGGFGWRFNLPVLTSDMSKVGSEIVAKQKIEAPTLFIKGENSKYIVDEDWEGILQIFPNARLETISDAGHWVQAEQPKAFVAALLKFLDETI from the coding sequence ATGCAACTCAATTATAAACAAATCGGTGACAGCGGAAGACCTCTGATCATCCTTCACGGCGTGTTTGGTTTCCTCGACAACTGGCTCACCATCGGCAAGACCATTTCCGAGCATGGCTTTAAAGTTTTTCTGGTAGACCAGCGTCACCACGGACGTTCCCCACAGAAAGGATCGCTGGATTTCCCAACATTAGCCGCGGATTTGAAAGAATTTTTAGACGAACATAAGATTACCGATCCTATCCTTATCGGACATTCTATGGGCGGAAAAACGGTGATGCAATATGCAGTGACCTATCCTGAAAGCATTAAAGAGCTCGTCATTGTGGATATCGGCCCAAAAGCGTACCCTATTCATCATAAAAAAATACTGGAAGGGCTGAATGCCATTCCCATTGATGAGATTGAAACCAGACACCAGGCAGACGAAGTCCTCAGCGAATATGAACCCTTATTAGCCGTGCGCCAGTTCTTATTGAAAAACCTGTATAGAAAAGACGAAGGCGGCTTTGGCTGGCGGTTCAATCTGCCCGTTCTGACATCGGATATGAGCAAAGTGGGATCGGAAATTGTAGCTAAACAAAAAATTGAAGCCCCCACCCTATTTATCAAGGGCGAGAACTCCAAATACATTGTTGACGAAGACTGGGAAGGAATACTGCAAATTTTTCCAAATGCACGGCTTGAAACCATTTCGGATGCAGGACACTGGGTGCAGGCCGAACAGCCGAAAGCTTTCGTTGCAGCGCTTTTAAAGTTCCTGGACGAAACTATCTGA
- a CDS encoding SAM-dependent methyltransferase — protein sequence MNQSHTKLYLIPTVLADDTQQQVLSPQILSTIQKLNVFFVENIRTARRFISSLKLGKVIDEITFIELHKDTPEHMTMEHLRKLTEDAGVLSEAGCPGVADPGAVAVGIAHRLGIRVVPLVGPSSILLALMSSGLSGQSFAFHGYLPIDKAERKKALQQLERDARQSGQTQIFMETPFRNNAFFDAILESCATDTMLCIAANVTAEDEFIKTMSVKNWKANKPDLHKKPTIFLIG from the coding sequence ATGAATCAGTCCCATACGAAGCTTTACCTTATTCCTACGGTTCTTGCAGATGATACTCAGCAACAAGTGCTAAGCCCTCAGATCCTTAGCACGATCCAAAAACTGAATGTATTTTTTGTAGAAAATATCCGGACTGCTAGGCGCTTCATCAGCAGCCTCAAACTCGGGAAAGTCATTGATGAAATTACCTTCATTGAGCTACACAAGGATACGCCGGAGCATATGACAATGGAGCATTTGCGAAAGCTTACCGAGGATGCAGGCGTACTTTCGGAAGCAGGCTGTCCCGGCGTCGCGGACCCTGGTGCCGTAGCGGTTGGCATTGCGCACAGGCTGGGCATTCGGGTTGTGCCATTGGTAGGGCCCTCGTCCATTTTGCTGGCGTTGATGTCGTCCGGGCTGAGCGGGCAGTCTTTTGCTTTTCACGGTTACTTGCCTATTGACAAGGCGGAACGAAAAAAAGCTTTGCAGCAACTGGAGCGCGACGCGCGGCAGAGCGGTCAAACGCAGATTTTCATGGAAACACCTTTTCGCAATAATGCCTTTTTTGATGCTATTCTCGAAAGCTGTGCAACGGATACAATGCTCTGCATTGCTGCGAATGTGACGGCTGAGGATGAGTTCATTAAAACAATGTCTGTCAAAAACTGGAAGGCTAACAAACCCGACCTGCACAAGAAACCGACGATATTTCTGATCGGGTAA